A genomic window from Sphingobacterium sp. BN32 includes:
- a CDS encoding lactonase family protein has product MKKTCLILLISIMTAHFTYAQNQLVPLFVGTYTSKGGSKGISSYLFDQVTGNYDLISEVETPNPSFLARTDKFLVAVNELGDGNQSISSFNLADETLTFENKVSTKGGAPCHVLLGDKGRYAVVSNYSGGSLALFSIDENGHISEMDDYREFKGSSVDPKRQSKSHIHSAFMGPDKSIYVSDLGADMIYVFDVVKDGTKYQFKEKESIAVTKGGGPRHIAFHPKGKTMYSLQELTGDIVVFKKEKKSWKQSQIINMNGADFKGQHGAADLKISPDGKFLYSTNRTDANTVSVFAIKRDGSLELKQVISALGTGPRNLNITPNGRYVLVANQLTDQIVVFARDLKSGLLRDHGRRIELSKPVCIIF; this is encoded by the coding sequence AAAACTTGCCTGATCCTACTCATTTCGATAATGACTGCACACTTTACATATGCACAAAATCAACTTGTTCCCCTGTTCGTAGGGACCTATACGTCGAAGGGCGGAAGCAAAGGAATCTCTTCTTATTTGTTCGATCAGGTCACTGGGAATTATGATTTGATAAGTGAAGTGGAAACACCAAACCCATCTTTTTTAGCACGCACAGATAAGTTTTTGGTAGCAGTAAACGAGTTGGGCGACGGTAACCAATCCATCTCATCTTTTAATCTTGCTGATGAGACTTTGACTTTCGAGAATAAAGTTTCCACCAAGGGAGGAGCACCCTGCCACGTGCTATTGGGAGATAAAGGACGCTATGCAGTCGTTTCCAACTACTCCGGCGGTTCTTTAGCGTTATTTAGTATCGATGAGAATGGTCATATATCTGAAATGGACGATTACCGCGAGTTTAAAGGAAGCAGCGTTGATCCGAAACGCCAGAGCAAATCGCATATCCATTCAGCGTTTATGGGGCCTGATAAATCAATCTATGTCTCCGATCTGGGTGCCGATATGATCTATGTCTTTGACGTCGTTAAAGACGGAACAAAGTATCAATTTAAAGAAAAAGAATCAATTGCTGTTACAAAGGGAGGTGGACCCAGACATATTGCATTCCATCCTAAAGGAAAAACCATGTATTCCTTGCAGGAACTGACTGGAGATATCGTGGTTTTTAAGAAAGAAAAGAAGAGCTGGAAGCAATCGCAGATCATCAATATGAATGGTGCCGATTTCAAAGGTCAACATGGCGCTGCAGACTTGAAAATATCGCCTGACGGCAAATTCCTTTACAGTACCAATCGCACTGATGCAAATACCGTCTCGGTCTTTGCCATTAAAAGAGACGGTTCCCTAGAATTGAAACAAGTGATATCTGCCTTAGGGACTGGTCCTAGAAATTTAAATATAACGCCAAACGGGAGGTATGTATTGGTTGCCAATCAATTGACAGATCAAATCGTGGTATTTGCGAGAGATTTAAAATCGGGCTTGCTGCGGGATCACGGTAGAAGAATCGAGCTGTCCAAACCGGTCTGCATTATCTTTTAA
- the mnhG gene encoding monovalent cation/H(+) antiporter subunit G → MIDIILAVLSTVGALSILFASIGVLRMPDFYLRLSVTVKASTLGVGLLLICAAIMFPDDVSVTTKSIAIIFFLILTAPIAAHMIGRAAYTTDTPLWKGTVIDQLQGMYNHEKNILESDPSKADKTEKDNIADTEDATD, encoded by the coding sequence ATGATTGATATTATTTTAGCAGTATTAAGTACAGTGGGCGCATTGTCGATCCTCTTCGCATCGATCGGTGTCCTTCGGATGCCTGATTTTTATCTCCGCCTGTCTGTCACGGTCAAGGCATCGACTTTGGGCGTAGGTTTATTGTTGATCTGCGCGGCCATTATGTTCCCTGATGATGTATCGGTCACGACGAAGTCTATCGCTATTATTTTCTTTTTGATTCTTACTGCTCCGATCGCCGCCCATATGATTGGCCGTGCAGCTTACACGACGGACACCCCACTTTGGAAAGGTACTGTCATCGATCAACTGCAGGGCATGTATAATCATGAGAAGAATATCCTAGAAAGCGACCCTAGCAAAGCGGATAAGACAGAAAAAGACAATATCGCCGATACCGAAGATGCTACGGATTAA
- a CDS encoding monovalent cation/H+ antiporter complex subunit F encodes MSLEAYFDFVILPILTISVLLVFIRLFKGPTVVDRVIALDLIITIGIGIITVYSIRQEQEVLLDVAIILALIAFLGTIAFSYYIEKQRDD; translated from the coding sequence TTGTGATTTTACCCATCTTGACCATTTCGGTTTTGCTGGTCTTTATCCGTTTGTTCAAAGGACCTACCGTAGTGGATCGCGTGATTGCGCTGGATCTTATCATCACTATTGGTATTGGGATTATCACGGTATACAGTATCCGACAAGAGCAGGAAGTTCTGTTGGACGTAGCTATTATTTTGGCGCTTATTGCCTTTTTAGGTACAATCGCCTTTTCGTATTACATAGAAAAACAACGCGATGATTGA